The DNA segment TGGCAATACGAACTTTTATACTCTTTCCAACTTGAACGATGCTTTTGAAGCGACGGAGACTTATCCCCAGTTCGAATTCGTCTTTCCGGGTGAGATTAACCGGCCTGATCCGAACGAGAGGTTTGCGCAGGTCGACGATCCACTGTCTGTGATCGATGCTGTTTCAGATCACACCCCAGTTAATATGGAGTCCATGAACTTGTATTCTTTATTAACCAGTGATAAGCTTGCTGTCGTCGACTCCTCCAGCAGAAACAAGACGCCTGTACCTTTTCTTTATTCCAGTAACTGGTTAAATGACCGTCAGCCAAGTACAGATGACGAGAGAAATGATTATGATGCGATTAACAATGCCAGTCAGTACGATACAGCCCAGCATAACAATGACGACGACCCCTATGCTACTGTTACACAAGAGTTCCTCTTTGAAGATAATGCTACACAAAACGGTAACTTAAACACAACACAACCTATGAATCCGCAGCGAATCGGTCTGTTTCCCTTAGACAGAACTCCAGTGTCTGTGAATGGAAGTCGAATGGAATATACTGATAGCACTAAGCATGTTGTTAGTAAGAAGAATGACGCTCCCGATGCTGTTCCAAGTGAGAGTAAACAGAAGGACGTCACGGGTCCTTCCTTTTTCGAAATCATCACGTCGGGTTACCAAATACCAAACAAGGGAACACAAAATGATATGAAGTACAGCGTTAGTCCAGATCGGCCGACGAGTGTGGACCAAAAAACTCAGCAAGCACAGCCTTCGCCAACATCGATGCTGACAAACCAAGTACAAAGTTATTCAGATTATCAACATGTGGATGATATTACGACGAATTACGTGCAGTCTGTAGGTGACAGATTGCACAATTCTACATTGCAATATGGAGAGGCCTACGATCCACAGTTATTTAGTGATGAGGATGCCTTGATGCAACAGAGTGAAATACTGAATTTCTTGTTAAAAGAGATCGCCATAGGACACCTTAATCAGCAAATTAGAACTACAGAATACCCTCTGTTGCAAAACGGAAACCTAGATTATAAAAGTCAACAAATTCTTAACTACCCACCACAGCAAAACGGATTTTTGAATCACAATTTACAAAGTTCGTTTTCGGGATACGGTGCGCAGGGTGGGATGCAGAGTCATCTCCCACAGCAAAGCGAACCCATAGTATTCCAAAACCAAGAAAATGCGATTAATCCTCTCCAGCTAGAGCAAACCAACACTGATTCTAGTTACCAACAACACCTAAATGAAGCAGTGCATTTTCAACACGACAGAATCACAGGCTCTCAAAAGCAACATTTGAACGAACTGTCGGGGTACCAGGAACAGCAAGACGAAGCTATATACCAACAGAATAGATACCCGAGTTCCCAGGAGAATAAGAGTGACATTTATTATCAGCTGCAGATCACTCCTTCTGGCAGTGCGGGGTCATCAAGTGCCACCCAAGTGTACCAGTCAGGGCCAAACAGTGACACGGGGAACTACCATCAAGAGACTCACGTAGTAAACGAAATGAACAATCCACAAAGCGAAGCAGATTATACCTTAGACGATGAAAGTTTTGAAGCTCTCTTGGAATTCGCCAGGCGACAGCTAGCCATGGGAGAGCCTGGTCAGGTCACGCCCCAAGTCACCTCAGGTCACCCCGGGTTAAGTGTCTTCTCCCATACCGATTCTCGTCCTTCTCGCGATCCTGTGGGAGAATTTGAGGAGCTTCCTTATATTCCCGGAGGAGGACATACCGCCCAGAGTTTGGATTTCGCAGGTGCGGTTCCTCTTCACCCACACGGCACTAAATACCCCGATAACACGAACCAGGCAGGGGTGGCTGCAAGACCAAACCCACTTCCAACTTCCCAAAATAATTTTTGGAACATGAATAACGAAAATGAATACTGGGAAGGCCAACAGGACATGGATTCTGGATTCTCTAAAtttgatgataacgaaaacagcGACATGGGTGACGACACGAACGCCACCGCAGGAAGTCACAGTTATGACGAGCTGGACCTTctggctctcctcctctcccagaaAGGTACTCTCAACAGACCGACAGCCGCAGGAGACACGGTAATAGTAAACGGCCAAGAAGGAACGATCGATAACGAAAATAGGAATTATACACGACCGACAGCTCAAGCATCTGTTAATTTCCTTAGCGGGAACGACCACAAAGCAGGCCACAAGCAAGAGTACCTGAACCGcgggaacaacaataacaaaaacggaGAACAACCCTATGGTAATGCGTACGCGTGGGCTGACCAGACTACTGTTAACGATGCGCAAACTACGAATAAACCACTTTGGCCGAACAGGAGCAAGATAACCGCAATTACGCCAGTTCCTGAGAGTCTGGTCACGTGGGTGATTCCTCAAAAGATATCGACGTGGAGTACCCTCTCAGATGGAAGGGTATCCCCTGTCGACGGGGAGGAAAATGGGACGACGCCACTGCCATTCTCAGAGGCGTCGGTGCCAAGTACCACGACCAGTACCACCACCGGCCCACCATCGACAATCTACGAGTACGATTCGGCGTCAGCAGCCAGCGCCCATTTGACAGAGTTGCCGTCCTTCGTCCGAATGAGTTACCCGAGCGTGCCACCGTCTACCAGGACGACCCGAAGACCTGCCGACCAGGACCCGACTAGACCCAGAGCCAACGGCAAATTCAAGAACACTCCGTCAAGCACGCTGCTAGAACTACAGGGAGGCGATGAGGAAGGAACCGAAATACCCACTACTTTGCCTGGTGAAGACTTATTCAATCAGCAGTCCTCGATTTCGGAAACCTCGCCAGTCACATTTCAGAGCCCTGGAAACCCCTTCACTGCAGAAACGCCATACACACCACCGCCCTTAAGGAAACAAACTCGATACCTCACAACAACGACCGAAGTCAATTCCTCTTTGAAACTCAAGCCTTCGTTCACGATTGGCTTCGTCGCCACGGAGTCGACCCAACACGAACCAACGTACGAAACACACTCACCAGAAGGAGACACGACCCCACCGAACACCTTTACACCACTCAGTCCTTACGCAACTTCCCACGACCATTACGCAGACACCACGACCTCGCAGACTGCCAACACGGTATCAGAGGCAACGAGACGACCTTCTACCAACACCGCAactcctaccaccacctcctcttcgaTAGGTGACAAAGAGGCGGCCAAGGAAGTGATGAATGCTGTCAGTTTAGTCAACAGGTTCTTATGCCGTCATGCAGTCAACGAAAAGGCATGTGTATTGTGTCTAGAGGAGGTAGGGATACGGAATGAATGTTACAGTAGGAGGCCGTAGTTGTTAAACAATCTTTAGGAAGGGCATTAAAATAGAGATTTcgtttatttgtattgttttctttgtattgtGTGAATGCAATGTCGGACTAACGTTGGTTAAAAGGCCGGTGTATAATttgagaaaaatagaaattgacTATGctgattgatgtatatatatttattttccccaTAGAGCAGCGTTTGGGTTATATGTTAAATATGTAACAAAAGATGCACATAGCATGTTCATCATTTTGTAGGGAATGTTAAAATCATTTGTCTAAGCAAGGCCTTTGTGGTAGCGAAATTTATTAGCTATTTTTTCTACGTTGCTttggtatgtacacatataagaatatttttattatatccatAAATAAATTATCTTGACGGAgatattacattatttatttcCTGGCATTTTCGCCTTTAATAAAATTCCATATTActgttacatattttttttacaatatttctACCGTTAACATTCGTCTTTCAAACTTGATTTTCTAAATTTTCGCTATATTTCTTCATTCGTTCAAAAGAAAATATAGTTATTTTTGATCAGTAAAATTATAAAGGGAAATTTGGCCTTATATTTATAGAATGATATGAGATATGATTAAATGACACTGTATTCTAAGTGTCAGTGAGAATAGTTTATTTTGATTGTAGAGATAAATATATCACAACAGCAAATTATCTGAAAACGATATTCTTCTACCAATAGAAAGTAATAATATTCTTGGTTTGGATTCAAAGTTCTTTAAGACTGATGTTTCGTCATACTTTTACTTCTATCCATAATTTGCATTCTTAATCGTATGACTCTTTCCTGTTTATAAGGTAGTTTCATATTCAAGTCTAGTCCTATGTCCGTATCTCCACTCGTGGCATGTTCTTTCATATCTCGTTGAAATCACCATAAGTCTAGGAACTAAATATGCTCACGGACCTTATAATGCAAAATTCCTCACTAGAATTAATGAGATTAAGTTGGGTGCAAAAACAGGGGCCAGTAACGTTTTCCCTTTTATGACGTTTATGTGTGTCAATTTCTACATACTAAATAGGTTGTTATACTCAATCATTTAAAATaagatacgtttttttttctttttttacttttattgcaaAAATATACATCGCAGTATGTTACAATTTACAAGTAATGCTAATACTTCTGTATGTATACAGGAGTTACCATACTAACACATTAGATTACATTAGTACTTGAGTTTTGTTTTCTAATAatcatttacaataatgataatgtatgcatggcagttttatatatttatgcaccacttcctctctcttttttctttttcatttcttcttaaaAAGACTTTGTGTAAACGAACAGCATACGATGTCCGTGAACTGTGAATAATTCATACTGAACGGACAACGAAAGACAGAATAACAAAGACACGAGAATAAGcgtttttcctccttcccattgcTCCATCTAGAACACCCACAACAGAACGCATTTAACCCGAGTACAAGAGCGTCGGCCAGTGGCGCCTATCCCTCAGATCCACAGGGAAATATTCGGTTCTGTTCGGCTGAAACTCGGGCTTCTCGAGGCACAAGCCCCTCCGCGTCCACAGCTCCTCCGGGACGCCGAGTCTCTGGAagacctcgctctccctcctgacgaagacgtaatccgCGATGGCGTAGCAAAACATGTCGAACAGATAATACCCGCGAGCTTCCATGAAGGCGATGAACTCCTGGTCCTCGTATTCCCACAGGGGATACTTCGGGGACTTTCCCGACGGGAGGGCGTGTTCGATGACCCACACGTCGATGGTGATCTTGTCGAAGGGGAAGGATCGCAGGATGTCCACCTCGACGCCCTCGACGTCCAGGCTGAAGACGTCGACGTGGGTGACGTTGAGGgccaagaagaaggagagggtcgGGAAGCACTGGACGACGCTATAGGATCTGTAGCCTGGTCCTTCGTTGGTCAAGGCGTCCTCCTGGGAAGAGAAGTCAGGACAGGGTCACTATTGCTGTTTAGACAAGGGAAGTTGTATGAAGGAGTCAAGGATATAAGATTTACTCCCATTTTCATGTTATCGATTTCATTGACGTAAAAAAGAGGATTGAAAGAAATGGGAGTAACTCCTAATATCTTGACATAACCCATCATACATCTGtcttatatagcatatatatacgcCTATGAATTGGTATGTTAACAGTATTTTATCACAATTATATAATCCTGCTTtaccttgtttattttattcttattttttgtatgaACTGCAATAGTTAGAATTCATCAACCCATATTACAATAAATCTCATTCAGACTTTAACTCCCTCAAAATTTGACTCAAAACTCATTCAAAAAACTCAAAAACCCATTTAAAATCCCTCACAAAATCTCATTAACAGTCTCAATCAAAACCTCACACAAAACCTCTCTCATAAAATTAAAAAGCACTCAAAATCACACAATACTCACAGTCTTCCTCAAAATCTAGAAAGATCATTCAAAACCTCACTCAAACATTCACTCAGAACCTCAAACATTCACCCAGAACTTCACTCAAACATTCACTTAAACATTCACTCAGAACCTCACTCAAACATTCACTCAGAACCTCAAACATTCACCCAGAACTTCACTCAAACATTCACTTAAACATTCACTCAGAACCTCAAACATTCACCCAGAACTTCACTCAAACATTCACTTAAACATTCACTCAGAACCTCATTCAAACATTCACTCAGAACCTCAAACATTCACCCAGAACTTCACTCAAACATTCACTTAAACATTCACTCAGAACCTCATTCAAACATTCACTCAGAACCTCAAACATTCACCCAGAACTTCACTCAAACATTCACTCAGAACTTCATTCAAACATTCACTCAGAACCTCACTAAAACATTCACTCAGAACCTCATTCAAACATTCACTCAGAACCTCATTCAAACATTCACTCAGAACCTCAAACATTCACCCAGAACTTCACTCAAACATTCACTCAGAACTTTATTCAAACATTCACTCAGAACCTCACTCAAACATTCACTCCGaacctcactcattcacccagaACCCCGAACATTCACCCAGAACCTCAAACATTCACTCAGAACCTTAAACATTCGCTCAGAACCTCATTCAAACATTCACTCAGAACCTCACTCAAACATTCACTCAGAACCTCACTAAAACATTCACTCAGAACCTCACTAAAACATTCACTCAGAACCTCATTCAAACATTCACTCAGAACCTCACTCAAACATTCACTCAGAACCTCACTAAAACATTCACTCAGAACCTCACTAAAACATTCACTCAGAACCTCATTCAAACATTCACTCAGAACCTCACTCAAACATTCACTCAGAACCTCAATCAAACATTCACTCAGAACCTTAAACATTCACTCAGAACCTCAAACATTCATTCAGAACCTCACTTATTCACTCAGAACCTCATTTATTCCCTCAGAACCTCACTTATTCACTCAGAACCTCACTTATTCACTCAGAACCTCATTTATTCACTCAGAACCTCATTTATTCACTCAGAACCTCAAACATTCACTCAGAACCTCACTCAAACATTCGCCCAGAACCTCACACAAAACATTCACCCAGAATCTCAAACATTCGCTCAGaacctcactcattcactcagaaCCTCACTCAAACATTCACTCAGAACCTCACTCAAACATTCACCCATGACCTCACTCAAACACTTACTCAGAACCTCAAACATTCGCTCAGAACCTCGTTCAAAACCTCAAAGCCTCCCTCACCTTTTCGATCCTGGCCGCCCCCCGGTCCAGCCAGTGAGCCTGACGATCCGCATGCCTGAAGGTGGTGAGGACGACCGAGTGAGGATAGGGCTTGGTGGCAATGCACGCAGGGGACGACCACGCTTTCCTGTGCTTCTCCCTCAACACTGTGTagctctccttctccgcctccaccAGGAGTCCTGTCCAGTGGAAGTGCCTCTCGAGGTAGAGGGTGTTCGAGAGGTACTCCCCGTCGAGAGCCCCGGCCTCCATGAAGAAGCCCGGAGGACGGCCCTCGTAT comes from the Penaeus vannamei isolate JL-2024 chromosome 8, ASM4276789v1, whole genome shotgun sequence genome and includes:
- the LOC138862293 gene encoding mucin-4-like, whose protein sequence is MPSPRNITGYVPPYRFPSYMIRKNLPSVMHDSHQGRIDVMRCCLMACSGVSYGWVLGSSAAWIGGMAPSRRCLAVVALVVVAASFAVSLRRSPSRFPPAYPPPRAPQRFGNFRTPWKPTPRPRWESRIWFDPDFAHNHRWDSSRTPSDGSRFLEDLGDVSRDRSDRVVEDEDSYWDAMQDSVMSTTRTPIQDFWDFFAMSDDRTEGTRATSHAEDLAEPLGSMSLIVTAASLVFIVLSMAGVSARTLPSLADALDNIQAFLFPDGGRKEEIAERVERAVSVYEGDTQTQTADPRISKIIDSVAHELQPVAHRLARQFDPFSQIAISAAMVLAAYVGYTVINPKQEVSIDKKDEDAASTLEHLFLEDADTEEKNVSIASNMEGEQSEHLTETDSQRDDYNKRFSLSDFSSVTAVSTLSDSKRGTLLNWGKQESPSTDLDFTVRPPDIRPHRKNNRFSVKYHAKPDDHHDQNGNTNFYTLSNLNDAFEATETYPQFEFVFPGEINRPDPNERFAQVDDPLSVIDAVSDHTPVNMESMNLYSLLTSDKLAVVDSSSRNKTPVPFLYSSNWLNDRQPSTDDERNDYDAINNASQYDTAQHNNDDDPYATVTQEFLFEDNATQNGNLNTTQPMNPQRIGLFPLDRTPVSVNGSRMEYTDSTKHVVSKKNDAPDAVPSESKQKDVTGPSFFEIITSGYQIPNKGTQNDMKYSVSPDRPTSVDQKTQQAQPSPTSMLTNQVQSYSDYQHVDDITTNYVQSVGDRLHNSTLQYGEAYDPQLFSDEDALMQQSEILNFLLKEIAIGHLNQQIRTTEYPLLQNGNLDYKSQQILNYPPQQNGFLNHNLQSSFSGYGAQGGMQSHLPQQSEPIVFQNQENAINPLQLEQTNTDSSYQQHLNEAVHFQHDRITGSQKQHLNELSGYQEQQDEAIYQQNRYPSSQENKSDIYYQLQITPSGSAGSSSATQVYQSGPNSDTGNYHQETHVVNEMNNPQSEADYTLDDESFEALLEFARRQLAMGEPGQVTPQVTSGHPGLSVFSHTDSRPSRDPVGEFEELPYIPGGGHTAQSLDFAGAVPLHPHGTKYPDNTNQAGVAARPNPLPTSQNNFWNMNNENEYWEGQQDMDSGFSKFDDNENSDMGDDTNATAGSHSYDELDLLALLLSQKGTLNRPTAAGDTVIVNGQEGTIDNENRNYTRPTAQASVNFLSGNDHKAGHKQEYLNRGNNNNKNGEQPYGNAYAWADQTTVNDAQTTNKPLWPNRSKITAITPVPESLVTWVIPQKISTWSTLSDGRVSPVDGEENGTTPLPFSEASVPSTTTSTTTGPPSTIYEYDSASAASAHLTELPSFVRMSYPSVPPSTRTTRRPADQDPTRPRANGKFKNTPSSTLLELQGGDEEGTEIPTTLPGEDLFNQQSSISETSPVTFQSPGNPFTAETPYTPPPLRKQTRYLTTTTEVNSSLKLKPSFTIGFVATESTQHEPTYETHSPEGDTTPPNTFTPLSPYATSHDHYADTTTSQTANTVSEATRRPSTNTATPTTTSSSIGDKEAAKEVMNAVSLVNRFLCRHAVNEKACVLCLEEVVSYSSLVLCPYLHSWHVLSYLVEITISLGTKYAHGPYNAKFLTRINEIKLGAKTGARVTILTH
- the LOC113807587 gene encoding uncharacterized protein, whose translation is MRFSRSYLTYKRTLRIFAISFVVTALIYLSSTEDVVRRSLGARRGATDLATPDAKAEISLSQIEERARGPLRADDPGILQLLRTKYLDPPSSSPYNLREGPPEDVVYTTYKKQYPTWTFINSALKDLYEGRPPGFFMEAGALDGEYLSNTLYLERHFHWTGLLVEAEKESYTVLREKHRKAWSSPACIATKPYPHSVVLTTFRHADRQAHWLDRGAARIEKEDALTNEGPGYRSYSVVQCFPTLSFFLALNVTHVDVFSLDVEGVEVDILRSFPFDKITIDVWVIEHALPSGKSPKYPLWEYEDQEFIAFMEARGYYLFDMFCYAIADYVFVRRESEVFQRLGVPEELWTRRGLCLEKPEFQPNRTEYFPVDLRDRRHWPTLLYSG